From one Acidobacteriota bacterium genomic stretch:
- a CDS encoding 30S ribosomal protein S18, producing the protein MPRRFQRRRPRATVPDYVDWKDVDYLRRFIPERGKIMPRRISGITAKDQRRVAKAIKRARSMALIPFVAD; encoded by the coding sequence ATGCCGCGCCGTTTTCAGCGCCGCCGCCCGCGCGCGACCGTCCCGGATTACGTCGATTGGAAGGACGTCGATTATCTCCGACGCTTCATTCCAGAGCGCGGAAAGATCATGCCGCGCCGTATTTCAGGAATTACCGCTAAAGATCAGCGCCGCGTCGCCAAAGCGATCAAGCGCGCGCGTTCGATGGCTTTGATCCCGTTCGTCGCGGACTAA
- a CDS encoding 50S ribosomal protein L9, translated as MANTNILLREDIDTLGGRGEIVKVKAGYARNYLLPQGLATLATKGNVKQIELERAALLKKAAQERATAELQADQMSSIALEFVRKSGETGTLFGSVTSMDIAEALAAKGYEIDRRKVNLKDAIKETGEYTVGVKLHREVVLNVPVTVRGEGEIAAVPAAAEVPAEPAAEATEDTQN; from the coding sequence ATGGCAAACACAAACATTCTTTTGCGTGAAGATATCGATACGTTGGGCGGCCGCGGCGAGATCGTTAAGGTCAAGGCGGGATATGCCCGCAACTATTTGCTGCCGCAGGGGCTCGCGACGCTCGCAACGAAAGGAAACGTCAAGCAGATCGAACTCGAACGTGCGGCACTTTTGAAAAAGGCGGCGCAGGAACGCGCTACGGCCGAACTTCAGGCGGATCAGATGAGCAGCATCGCGCTTGAATTCGTTCGCAAGTCGGGCGAAACCGGAACGCTTTTCGGTTCCGTGACGTCGATGGATATCGCTGAAGCGCTCGCCGCCAAAGGCTACGAGATCGACCGTCGGAAAGTGAATTTGAAGGACGCGATCAAGGAAACCGGCGAGTACACGGTGGGCGTCAAACTGCACCGCGAAGTCGTGCTCAACGTGCCCGTGACGGTGCGCGGCGAGGGCGAAATTGCGGCGGTTCCGGCGGCGGCTGAAGTGCCTGCCGAGCCGGCTGCCGAAGCAACCGAAGACACCCAAAACTAA